In Rhodamnia argentea isolate NSW1041297 chromosome 4, ASM2092103v1, whole genome shotgun sequence, the following proteins share a genomic window:
- the LOC115751044 gene encoding uncharacterized protein sll0005 isoform X2, translating to MSSVFARVGRGRRNVALLSRGLCRHNGTESPVGNLILIGSTKDIGISTRQEICFLQLLSRRYSSSAGFTSVHGERPSAEYAKWRKESLESEFDHALGTYSSRSFSAVYRFGPFLALYRATIISFHVLQITIWQFFVQDMKKRAVKFRETLIRLGPFYIKLGQALSTRPDILPLIYCQELAKLQDQIPPFSTSVAIKSIETQLGVPISKIFADISPEPIAAASLGQVYKAHLPSGELVAVKVQRPGMTLSLTLDALLFNMIGGQLKRFAKARKDLLVAVNEMVRHMFDEIDYVLEGKNAERFASLYGSVQFDDQNMQSKAAMRDTKCKNTNLVKVPKIYWDFTRKAVLTMEWIDGIKLTDDTSLKEASLNRRKLIDQGLYCSLRQLLEVGFFHADPHPGNLVATPSGSLAYFDFGMMGDIPRHYRVGLIQVLVHFVNRDSLGLANDFLSLGFLPEGVDVQAVSDALKASFGGEGTRQSQDFQGIMNQLYDVMYEFNFSLPPDYALVIRALGSLEGTAKLLDPDFKVVESAYPFVIGRLLADPNPDMRTILRQLVIRNDGSIRWNRLERLIVAISEQASESAEDSNTRESSNPLGWKSFDMRAVVAATEDLLLFILSEKGLRVRIFLLRDIIEAADTFLLNQVLGWTSPYEKVEAVKNSDSEAQSMVARVALGFRSLGQAVNMAPEVWSAMFLRMVLKPEFRTFILDMLSTLLIHLSHKAPETYWICMSQLIHKLVDNPR from the exons ATGAGCTCTGTCTTTGCACGCGTCGGCCGCGGCCGCCGCAATGTCGCACTTCTCTCCAGGG GTTTATGCCGTCATAATGGAACTGAGAGCCCGGTGGGAAACCTTATATTAATCGGTAGCACAAAGGACATTGGAATTTCAACAAGACAAGAAATCTGTTTCCTGCAGTTATTGTCACGGCGATATTC GTCCTCTGCAGGATTTACCAGCGTGCATGGTGAAAGGCCGTCTGCTGAGTACGCAAAATGGAGGAAAGAATCATTGGAAAGTGAATTTGACCATGCTCTTGGAACGTATAGCTCCAGAAGCTTCTCTGCAGTTTATCGATTCGGTCCCTTTTTAGCTTTGTACAGAGCAACAATTATTTCATTCCACGTGTTGCAGATAACCATTTGGCAGTTTTTTGTGCAAGACATGAAGAAACGAGCTGTTAAG TTTCGCGAAACTCTTATACGCTTGGGTCCATTTTATATCAAG CTTGGTCAAGCTCTGAGCACTAGACCAGATATTTTGCCCTTAATATATTGTCAGGAGCTAGCTAAATTACAG GATCAAATACCACCCTTTTCAACTTCTGTTGCCATTAAATCTATTGAGACCCAATTGGGAGTTCCTATTTCAAAGATTTTTGCGGACATCAGTCCAGAGCCAATTGCAGCAGCATCTTTAGGGCAGGTGTACAAAG CTCACCTTCCTTCTGGAGAGCTGGTTGCTGTTAAAGTACAAAGGCCTGGAATGACGCTTTCATTGACCCTTGATGCTCTTCTATTTAATATGATTGGTGGTCAGTTGAAGAGGTTTGCAAAGGCGCGCAAAGATCTTTTAGTAGCAGTTAATGAAATG GTTAGACACATGTTCGATGAAATTGATTATGTTCTGGAGGGGAAAAATGCAGAACGCTTTGCTTCTCTCTATGGTTCCGTCCAAT TTGATGACCAGAACATGCAATCAAAAGCTGCAATGAGGGATACCAAATGCAAAAATACTAACTTGGTCAAGGTTCCAAAAATATATTGGGATTTTACTCGCAAAGCTGTTCTGACAATGGAATGGATAGATGGAATTAAACTCACAGATGATACTAGCCTGAAGGAAGCTTCTTTAAACAGAAGGAAACTCATTGATCAG GGATTATACTGCTCATTAAGACAGTTGCTTGAAGTTGGATTTTTCCATGCCGACCCACATCCCGGGAACCTTGTTGCAACTCCCAGTGGTTCTCTCGCCTATTTTGATTTTGGCATGATGGGAGACATTCCTCGCCATTATCGTGTTGGACTAATTCAAGTG CTTGTGCACTTCGTTAATCGTGACTCTTTGGGTCTAGCAAATGACTTTCTTTCTTTGGGATTCCTTCCTGAAGGGGTTGATGTACAAGCAGTTTCAGATGCATTAAAAGCATCCTTTGGTGGTGAGGGTACCAGACAATCTCAAGATTTTCAG GGAATAATGAATCAGCTGTATGATGTCATGTacgaatttaatttttcactCCCACCAGACTATGCCTTGGTGATAAGAGCTCTAGGATCACTAGAAGGGACCGCAAAACTTCTAGACCCTGATTTTAAAGTTGTTGAGAGTGCTTACCCTTTTGTCATTGGGAGGCTTCTGGCAGACCCCAATCCTGATATGAGAACAATTTTGCGGCAACTTGTTATTCGGAATGATGGATCTATAAGATGGAATCGGTTGGAGCGACTG ATTGTGGCAATATCTGAACAGGCATCTGAGTCTGCAGAGGACTCCAACACCAGAGAAAGCTCAAACCCTCTGGGCTGGAAATCTTTCGACATGCGTGCTGTTGTTGCTGCTACTGAGGATCTTTTGCTATTCATCCTCTCTGAAAAGGGTCTGAGGGTGCGCATTTTCCTCCTTCGGGACATAATTGAAGCAGCAGATACCTTTCTACTGAATCAAGTACTAGGTTGGACATCGCCATATGAGAAGGTTGAAGCTGTAAAAAATTCAGACTCGGag GCTCAGTCTATGGTAGCAAGGGTAGCTCTTGGATTCCGATCTCTTGGACAAGCAGTGAATATGGCCCCTGAAGTGTGGTCGGCCATGTTTCTTCGAATGGTATTGAAGCCAGAGTTTCGTAcatttattttagacatgctatcTACTTTATTAATTCATTTGAGTCATAAAGCACCAGAGACTTACTGGATTTGTATGTCTCAACTGATTCATAAATTGGTTGACAACCCTCGTTGA
- the LOC115751044 gene encoding uncharacterized protein sll0005 isoform X1 — translation MSSVFARVGRGRRNVALLSRAGLCRHNGTESPVGNLILIGSTKDIGISTRQEICFLQLLSRRYSSSAGFTSVHGERPSAEYAKWRKESLESEFDHALGTYSSRSFSAVYRFGPFLALYRATIISFHVLQITIWQFFVQDMKKRAVKFRETLIRLGPFYIKLGQALSTRPDILPLIYCQELAKLQDQIPPFSTSVAIKSIETQLGVPISKIFADISPEPIAAASLGQVYKAHLPSGELVAVKVQRPGMTLSLTLDALLFNMIGGQLKRFAKARKDLLVAVNEMVRHMFDEIDYVLEGKNAERFASLYGSVQFDDQNMQSKAAMRDTKCKNTNLVKVPKIYWDFTRKAVLTMEWIDGIKLTDDTSLKEASLNRRKLIDQGLYCSLRQLLEVGFFHADPHPGNLVATPSGSLAYFDFGMMGDIPRHYRVGLIQVLVHFVNRDSLGLANDFLSLGFLPEGVDVQAVSDALKASFGGEGTRQSQDFQGIMNQLYDVMYEFNFSLPPDYALVIRALGSLEGTAKLLDPDFKVVESAYPFVIGRLLADPNPDMRTILRQLVIRNDGSIRWNRLERLIVAISEQASESAEDSNTRESSNPLGWKSFDMRAVVAATEDLLLFILSEKGLRVRIFLLRDIIEAADTFLLNQVLGWTSPYEKVEAVKNSDSEAQSMVARVALGFRSLGQAVNMAPEVWSAMFLRMVLKPEFRTFILDMLSTLLIHLSHKAPETYWICMSQLIHKLVDNPR, via the exons ATGAGCTCTGTCTTTGCACGCGTCGGCCGCGGCCGCCGCAATGTCGCACTTCTCTCCAGGG CAGGTTTATGCCGTCATAATGGAACTGAGAGCCCGGTGGGAAACCTTATATTAATCGGTAGCACAAAGGACATTGGAATTTCAACAAGACAAGAAATCTGTTTCCTGCAGTTATTGTCACGGCGATATTC GTCCTCTGCAGGATTTACCAGCGTGCATGGTGAAAGGCCGTCTGCTGAGTACGCAAAATGGAGGAAAGAATCATTGGAAAGTGAATTTGACCATGCTCTTGGAACGTATAGCTCCAGAAGCTTCTCTGCAGTTTATCGATTCGGTCCCTTTTTAGCTTTGTACAGAGCAACAATTATTTCATTCCACGTGTTGCAGATAACCATTTGGCAGTTTTTTGTGCAAGACATGAAGAAACGAGCTGTTAAG TTTCGCGAAACTCTTATACGCTTGGGTCCATTTTATATCAAG CTTGGTCAAGCTCTGAGCACTAGACCAGATATTTTGCCCTTAATATATTGTCAGGAGCTAGCTAAATTACAG GATCAAATACCACCCTTTTCAACTTCTGTTGCCATTAAATCTATTGAGACCCAATTGGGAGTTCCTATTTCAAAGATTTTTGCGGACATCAGTCCAGAGCCAATTGCAGCAGCATCTTTAGGGCAGGTGTACAAAG CTCACCTTCCTTCTGGAGAGCTGGTTGCTGTTAAAGTACAAAGGCCTGGAATGACGCTTTCATTGACCCTTGATGCTCTTCTATTTAATATGATTGGTGGTCAGTTGAAGAGGTTTGCAAAGGCGCGCAAAGATCTTTTAGTAGCAGTTAATGAAATG GTTAGACACATGTTCGATGAAATTGATTATGTTCTGGAGGGGAAAAATGCAGAACGCTTTGCTTCTCTCTATGGTTCCGTCCAAT TTGATGACCAGAACATGCAATCAAAAGCTGCAATGAGGGATACCAAATGCAAAAATACTAACTTGGTCAAGGTTCCAAAAATATATTGGGATTTTACTCGCAAAGCTGTTCTGACAATGGAATGGATAGATGGAATTAAACTCACAGATGATACTAGCCTGAAGGAAGCTTCTTTAAACAGAAGGAAACTCATTGATCAG GGATTATACTGCTCATTAAGACAGTTGCTTGAAGTTGGATTTTTCCATGCCGACCCACATCCCGGGAACCTTGTTGCAACTCCCAGTGGTTCTCTCGCCTATTTTGATTTTGGCATGATGGGAGACATTCCTCGCCATTATCGTGTTGGACTAATTCAAGTG CTTGTGCACTTCGTTAATCGTGACTCTTTGGGTCTAGCAAATGACTTTCTTTCTTTGGGATTCCTTCCTGAAGGGGTTGATGTACAAGCAGTTTCAGATGCATTAAAAGCATCCTTTGGTGGTGAGGGTACCAGACAATCTCAAGATTTTCAG GGAATAATGAATCAGCTGTATGATGTCATGTacgaatttaatttttcactCCCACCAGACTATGCCTTGGTGATAAGAGCTCTAGGATCACTAGAAGGGACCGCAAAACTTCTAGACCCTGATTTTAAAGTTGTTGAGAGTGCTTACCCTTTTGTCATTGGGAGGCTTCTGGCAGACCCCAATCCTGATATGAGAACAATTTTGCGGCAACTTGTTATTCGGAATGATGGATCTATAAGATGGAATCGGTTGGAGCGACTG ATTGTGGCAATATCTGAACAGGCATCTGAGTCTGCAGAGGACTCCAACACCAGAGAAAGCTCAAACCCTCTGGGCTGGAAATCTTTCGACATGCGTGCTGTTGTTGCTGCTACTGAGGATCTTTTGCTATTCATCCTCTCTGAAAAGGGTCTGAGGGTGCGCATTTTCCTCCTTCGGGACATAATTGAAGCAGCAGATACCTTTCTACTGAATCAAGTACTAGGTTGGACATCGCCATATGAGAAGGTTGAAGCTGTAAAAAATTCAGACTCGGag GCTCAGTCTATGGTAGCAAGGGTAGCTCTTGGATTCCGATCTCTTGGACAAGCAGTGAATATGGCCCCTGAAGTGTGGTCGGCCATGTTTCTTCGAATGGTATTGAAGCCAGAGTTTCGTAcatttattttagacatgctatcTACTTTATTAATTCATTTGAGTCATAAAGCACCAGAGACTTACTGGATTTGTATGTCTCAACTGATTCATAAATTGGTTGACAACCCTCGTTGA